A window of Limosilactobacillus sp. WILCCON 0051 genomic DNA:
CCGCGGTGATACGCAGACGATTCAAGGCGTCATCATTCCTAAAGTCTCAATTCCGGTTAAGACAGGGCGGAATCTGGCCATCATTATCGAATCGGCAGCAATGAACTACCGGGCTGAAACGATGGGATACGACGCTACCAAGACCTTTGATGACAATTTAAATCGCTTGATTCAGCAAAATTCGGCCCACGATACGCAGGCAAAGGAACAAAAGCAGGAAAATGAGCATGATTAATACGCTCTTAAGCTTGGATCCAATTGCCTTTCAGTTGGGGGCAATTAAGATTCACTGGTATGGTATCATTATTGCAACCGGTGTCGTTCTTGCGCTGTGGCTTTCAATTCGGGAAGGCAATCGTAAGGGAATCGATGAAGAATATTTTTACGACTATCTTTTGTGGGCGCTGCCAATTGCTGTGATCTGTGCCCGCATCTACTATGTTGCATTTCAATGGCCGTATTATTCTAGGTTTCCAGGCGAGATTATTGCCATCTGGGATGGAGGCATTGCCATCTATGGTGCGATCTTGGGTGGCTTTTTGACGCTGTATTTCTTTTGTCGTGCCAAGCAAGTATCAGCCTGGACGATGCTGGATATCATTGCACCAACCGTTATCATGGCACAGGCAATGGGACGCTGGGGAAACTTTTTCAATCAAGAGGCATTTGGGAAGGTTACGACTCTAGCGGCATTAAAAGCTCAGCATCTGCCAGCCTTTATCATCAATCAGATGTATATTGGCGGGCATTATCGCGTGCCAACGTTTTTATATGAATCGCTATGGGATCTGGCAGGCTTTTTGCTATTGGTAAGTCTGCGTCATCGTCCGCATCTGTTCAAGCAGGGCGAAATCTTTTTGACCTACGTTATGTGGTATGCATTTGGCAGATTCTTTATTGAAGGAATGCGCACGGACAGCTTGATGCTGGGACCTTTGCGAATCTCGCAGGTCTTATCGGCAGTCCTTTTTATCGGCGCATTAACGGTTTGGATAGCGCGGCGCCATTCAAAACAATTACCATGGTATGCCGCATCGTTGAAAGGAGAAAAATAAATGAGTAACAAAATTGCTGTTTTAGGTGCTGGATCTTGGGGCAGTGTGCTGGCCAATCTTTTAGTCGGCAATAATGAAGAGGTCATGCTTTGGTCACGCGACTCAGAACAGGTAGTCACGATGAACCGCTGGCACATCAACCCTCAATACATGAAAGACTTTAAGTACTCGCCTGATCTAAAGGCAACCGATGATATGGAAGAAGCCGTTCGGGATGCTGAATACATCCTGATGGTAATTCCAACCAAGGGACTGCGTGAGGTTGCCGGCAATCTAAACAAGATTCTGGTTAAGCTGGATCAAAAGCCGCTTTTGATCCATGCCACTAAAGGGCTGGAACAAGAAACCTACAAGCGGCCTTCTCAAATGCTGGCTGAAGAAATTGATGAGGATCATCGGCAAGACATTGTCGTCCTTTCAGGTCCAAGCCATGCAGAAGACGTTGCCATCCAGGATATGACGGCAGTTACGGCTGCCTGTGCCAATCTGACGGCTGCCGAGCGTGTCCAAAAACTGTTCTCCAACAACTTTTTCCGGGTCTACACCAACGATGACGTAATTGGTGCCGAATTTGGTGGAGCCTTAAAGAATATTATTGCAATCGGTGCCGGCGCGCTGCAGGGACTGGGCTACAAGGACAACGCACGGGCTGCCCTGATTACGCGTGGCTTGGCTGAGATTCGGCGGCTGGGCGTGGCATTTGGCGCTAATCCATTTACGTTTATCGGCCTTTCTGGTGTCGGCGACTTAGTGGTTACGGCAACCAGCAAGAACTCACGCAACTGGCGAGCTGGCTATCAACTGGGTCAGGGTCGCCAATTGGAAGATGTCATCAGCAACATGGGAATGGTGATTGAGGGAATCTACACGGCCAAGGCTGCCTATGAGCTGGCTCAAAAACGCAATGTCAAGATGCCGATTACTGAGGCGCTTTACCGGGTGCTTTATGAAGGTGAAGACATTGAAACGGCTATTACCAATCTGATGAGTCGGAAGGCTACTTCAGAAATGGAATAAATAATTTGCCATAAGTATGGTAAAATGTAAGCGTGTAACTATTCTGCTATGAAGCTGAAAGGATTTTTTGATAATGAAACAAGTTCGTAAAGCAATTATTCCTGCAGCTGGCCTGGGGACGCGGTTTTTACCAGCTACCAAGGCCTTAGCTAAGGAAATGCTGCCAATCGTTGATAAGCCAACGATTCAATTTATTGTTGAAGAAGCCCGCAAGTCAGGCATTCAAGATATTGTTGTCGTTGATGGCAAGAACAAGCGCTCGATTGAAGATCACTTTGACTCCAACCCAGAGCTGGAAGACAATCTGCGCGACAAGCACAAGGATGAGATGCTGAAGCTGGTTCAAGAAACCACTGACATCAACATTTACTTTATTCGTCAATCTCACCCACGTGGCTTGGGGGATGCTGTTTTGACAGCACGCGACTTTATTGGTGACGAACCATTCGTCGTGATGCTTGGCGATGATTTGAACAACATCAACAACAACGGCACGCCATTGACCAAAGAGCTGATCGACAGCTATCACGAAACTGGTGCCTCAACTCTGGCCGTAATGCGCGTGCCTCATGAAGATACCTCTAAGTATGGTGTGATCAACCCAAGCAAGGAAGTTAAGCCAGGGCTTTTCAACGTCACGAGCTTTGTGGAAAAGCCAGATCCAAAAGACGCGCCAAGTGATCTGGCAATCATTGGCCGTTACGTCTTTACGCCAGAAATTTTTGACGTTTTGGCTAAGACCAAGCCAGGCAAGGGCAACGAGATCCAATTGACGGATGCCATCAACACGCTGAACAAGACGCAGCGGGTATTTGCCCATGAATACAAGGGCGATCGCTACGATGTCGGCAACAAGTTTGGCTGGATCGAGACCAACATTGAATATGGTCTGAACCACCCAGAAGTTAAAGACGAGCTGCGCGAATACATTAAAGAGCTTGGGGCTAAGATGTCTGCTGAAGACAAGGCCAAGAAGTAATTAAAAAGACGGGATGCTGATAAAAAGCATCCCGTTTTTTGCTAACTAACAAAAAGTAAGCAAAACGATAGACAAATAATCCTAAACCAAGTAAGATATCATTAATCATTATTTATACGGAGGAACAACATGGCAGAAGAAAAACAAACCAATTATGACGTAATCGTGGTTGGCGCCGGTCCTGCCGGGATGACCGCGGCTCTATATGCCTCAAGAGCCAACTTATCCGTTTTGATGCTGGATCGGGGGATTTATGGCGGTAATCTGAATAACACGGCCGCAATTGAAAACTACCCAGGCTTTAAGACGGTACAGGGACCTGAACTGGCACAGGATATGTATCAAGGGGCGACGCAGTTTGGTGCCCAATATGCTTATGGTACGGTTGAAAAAGTTGAGCTTGCTGGTGATTTGAAGCAGCTGACGACCGACATGGGCGACGTCTTTACTGCTAAGGTATTGGTAATTGCAACGGGAACGCAGCAGCGGCATATGGGGGTTCCTGGTGAAGAAGAATATGGCGGTCGCGGCGTATCCTACTGCGCGGTATGCGATGGCGCCTTTTTTAAGAACAAGCACGTGGTCGTCGTTGGCGGTGGCGACTCGGCAGTTGAAGAGGGGATATATCTGACTCAGCTGGCAAAAAAGGTAACGGTAGTAGTTCGGCGTGACCAGCTGCGAGCTCAGCCGCTGATTCAAGAACAGGCTAAGCAAAACGACAAGATGGAATTCATCTTCAATACTCAGGTTACCGAAGTGCTTGGCGATGACAATAAGGTCGTGGGCGTTAAGACGCATGACTCCAAGACTGGCAAGGATGCAGAAATGCAAGCCGATGGGGTCTTTATCTATGTTGGCAGCGTGCCGATGACTGCTCCATTTAAGGACTTGGGCATCTTAAACGAGCAGGGCTATGTTAAGACCAATGATCTGATGGCAACCAGTCTGCCAGGCGTTTTTGCTATTGGTGACGTTCGTGAAACGCCGCTGCGGCAAATTGCAACTGCGGTGGGCGATGGCGCAATTGCCGGTCAGCAGATCTATCAATACTTAATGAATCATTAAAATAAAAAAAAGGATGGGATTTAGCCCCATCCTTTTTCTTTTATTTGCCTTCCTTGGCAGCTTCTTGACTTTCAGCGTACTTTTGCTTGATGTAGTTGGCAGACGTCTGCAGTTTTTCCAGCTCTTCGTCAGTCAGATCCAGTTGAACCTGTTCCAAAATGCCATCGCGGCCAACTACGGCAGGGTAGGAAAGATAGGTTCCATATTCCTCACGATAGTTGGATACTGGCAGTTCGGTGTGGGCGTCGGAAAGAATCGTGTTGACCAGACGAACGGCAGCCGTTGCAACCCCATAGTTGGTGTACTTCTTGCCGCGGAAAACGGTAAAGCCGCCAACTCGTGCCTCATGATCCAGACTGTCCAGATCCAAGCCGCGGTCCTTAGCCAGTTCAGTAATTGGCTGATCTAATACGCGCACCGTTGACCAGGCAGTAAATTGAGAGTTCCCGTGTTCACCCAGGTTGTAGCCGGTCACGGAACGAGGATCCAGATGCAGGCGCTGAGCAACGGCCCGCTTCATCCGTGCCGAGTCAAGCAGCGTTCCTGTACCAATGACATGATTCTTTGGCAGACCGGTAACTTCTTGATAAATTGAGGTGATCACGTCAACTGGATTGGTAATTACGACCATCTTGCCATGGAAGCCAGATTCTTTAATCTTTTGAGCGACTTCACGGACTTGAACGCGCGTAAATGGCAGTTCGGCAAAGCGGTCATCGTCTTTGTTGTCCTGCAGCTTGATATTGCCAAGTGCTGAAACCACAACGTCAGCATCTTCCAATTGCGAATAGTCATTAACGAAGATGTTAGTGTGGTTCTTCAGGTTTGGCATTGCGTCGTAGAAGTCCAATGCGTCGGCTTTGACTTTAGCTTCGTTTTTGTCAATCAGTACCAGGTCGTCAACAAAACCACAGGCCACAATATAGTGAGCAACTGCGGCACCAACGTTTCCCATTCCGATAACAGCAACTTTTCGACTCATACGGACATCTCCCTTTAAATTAGAATCAAAACTTATTTTTTAATGTTTTTCTAATATTAACGCTATTTTTTATAAATGTCTATGAAAATTTTGCTGAAAATAGCAAAGATTTATTGATTTGACCATGCTAAGATTAGAAAAACAGATGAAACGATTGATACGAAAGGATGGGTTGCCTTGGGATATTATCTAATCAGCGACTTGGATCATACCCTGCTTAATGAACAGGGAAAGCTGAGTCCAAGAACGATTCTTACGGTTGTTAAAAGCCAGCTGCCATTAATGCTGGCTTCAGCGCGGATGCCGATTCAAATGCTTGACCTGATCAACCAGCTGCAGCTGACTGGACCACAGACGGCTTTAAATGGCGCGGTTGTTTTTCAGCCGGCTGTTCATGAATTTAGGGTTTTAGAGCAGCACGCGATTCCGGATCAAATGGCACAAAAGCTGCAGAACTTGGTTAAAGCTGAATTTCCCGAGCTGAACTTTACCTGGATGGATGCCGAAAGCTGGCATGTTTCTAAGCTTGATCAGCAGATTGAAACCGAGATTTTTTATACGGGCATTCAGCCAGTTTTTGATGCCGATCAGCGGCCGCTAAAAAACGCGCTGCAGATTTTGATGATTATTGAAGATTCAAAACGGCTAAAAGAGGTCAAAAAACGGCTTATCGCGAACCATTCAAATGAAATCGCGATTCATGAGGCCGGCGATGGTTATTTAACGATCAACGCCGCAGCTGTCGATAAAGGGTGCGCTGCTCGCTATCTGATTGAGCATGAACTGGCGGACTATGATCAGCTGGTCGCATTTGGTGATGATGAAAATGACCTGCCCATGCTCAAAAGCGTTGCTCATCCAGTTGCTATGGCAAATGCCAGTCAAAGTGTCAAAGAAAGCGCTGAAATAATTGCTTTAAGCAATGAAGAGGATGGTATAGCCCAAATTATTGAACGAATTGCACCAAACAAGTTCTAAGTGCGGTATACTTAAGTTACTGTGATACAGGTGATTATAATTTAAGGAGATGTCATTGTGAGTTGGAAAGATACCTACCAGACTTGGCTTGATCGCAAAGACCTGGAACCAAGCTTGAAGCGTCAATTGGCAGCAATGAAGGACGAAAAAGAAATCGAGGATGCCTTTTATGGTCCGCTTTCGTTCGGTACGGCCGGCATGCGGGGATTGATGGGCCCTGGTATCAATCGGATGAACGTCTACACGGTTCGTCAAGCTACAGAAGGCCTGGCTCAATTCATGGATACGCTGGGTGATGAAATCAAGCAGCGCGGGGTTGCCATCAGCTATGATTCCCGGCATAATTCACGCTTGTTTGCCCATGATGCTGCTCGTGTCTTGGGAGCCCACAATATCAAGGTCTACATCTATGACAATCTGCGGCCGACCCCAGAGCTGTCATTTGCCGTTCGTTATCAGCATACTTATGCCGGCATTATGATTACGGCCAGCCACAACCCTAAGGAATATAATGGTTACAAGATCTATGGCGAAGATGGCGGTCAGATGCCACCTAAGGAATCTGATTTAATGACCAGCTACATCCGCAAGATTGATGATATTTTCGACATCAAGCTGGCAGATGAACAAGCAATGCTCAACAGTGGTCTGGAAACCATCATGGGCGAAGATGTTGACGCTGCCTATCTGGAAAATGCCAAAACGGTCACGATCAACCATGAGCTGGCTAAAAAGTACGGCAAGGAAATGAAGTTTGTCTTTACGCCGTTGTGCGGTACGGGACGGATGCTTGGCGAACGGGCCTTGCGTCAAGCCGGCTTTACCAACTATGAGGTTGAGCCGTTTGAAGGTCAGCCAAACGGGGACTTCCCTGGCCTGGAACATCCTAACCCAGAATTTCCAGAAGCATTCGTTCGTTCTGAAAAACTGGGCAAGCAGGTCAACGCCGACATTCTGATTGCCACTGATCCGGATGCCGACCGTTTGGGATGCGCAATTCGGCAGCCAGATGGCGAATATCTGCTCTTGACTGGTAATCAGATTGCTTCGATCATGCTGCACTACATTTTGGAAGCGCACAAGCAGGCTGGAACGCTGCCAGCCAATGCCGCTGCCGTTAAGTCAATCGTTTCGACTGAATTTGCCACTAAGATTGCTGCTGATTATGGCGTTAAGATGATTAACGTTTTAACCGGCTTTAAGTGGATTGCCGATCAGATTCACCAATACGAAACCAAGCACAACCACACGTTTATGTTTGGCTTTGAAGAAAGTTTCGGTTACCTGATCAAGCCATTCGTTCGTGACAAGGATGCCATCCAAACGCTGACGCTGCTGGCAGAAGTGGCTGCCTACTACCGGAGCCGCAACATGACGCTGTACGATGGTCTGCAGGAATTGTTCCAAAAGTACGGCTACTTCCAAGAAAAGACGATTGCCAATACCTATGCCGGTGTTGAAGGTCCAGCCAAGATCAAGAGTCTGATGAAGAAGTTCCGTGAAGAAGCGCCAACGCATTTTGCTGGTCAAAAAGTTGCGGTAACCGAAGACTTCTCCAACAATACCAAGACGCTGGCTGACGGCACGGTTGAAGAGCTGGGAATTCCTGAATCAAATGTATTGCGCTACGTTTTGGCTGATGGTACCTGGATTGCCATTCGTCCTTCTGGTACGGAACCAAAACTCAAGTACTACATTGGTACGAGTGCTGATACGCTGGCAGGCGCCAAGCAGAAACTTGCTGACTTTGAAAAGGCACTGCAAGAATTTGCTGAAGCCTAGCTAAGCTGAAAACGACTTGCGGGAAACCACAAGCCGTTTTTTCGATTAACTATCAATATGAAAGCAGGTGATCGGATGGGAATGCACGAGTATTTAAAAAGTTTAAGCGATCTTGAGATGATCAATCGTGCGCCGGGATACTTTAAGTTTGAGCAGCATAACGTAGCGGCGCATTCATTTAAGGTTACGCAGGCAGCACAGATGCTGGGCGATATTGAAGAACAATCCGGCAATGAGGTCGATTGGCGCTCGCTTTATGAAAAGGCCTTGAACCATGATTATACGGAACGTTTTATCGGCGATATCAAAACGCCAGTGAAGTATGCCACGCCTGAGCTGCGCGAGATGCTGGCCAAGGTTGACGACTCTTTGACGGAAAACTTTATCGAAACCGAGATTCCGCCAGAGTTTCGCCAGGCTTATCGTCGTCGGTTCAGTGAAGGCAAGGATGACAGCTTGGAAGGGCGGATTCTGTCGGTAGCCGATAAGATTGACCTGATGTATGAATCGTTTGGCGAGATTCAAAAGGGCAATCCTGAGCCGGTCTACATGGATATCTATCGCTCTAGTCTGGAGTCGATCATGGAGTTTCGTGAGATGGCCAGCGTAAAGTACTTCTTAAAAAAGATTCTGCCAGAGCTTTTAAAAGACAATGCCGGGACACAAAGCCAAACCCAATTGGCCGTGATTACCACGCAGATAATTCAGCGCTGACCAAAAAAGATTCTGCTGGGCAGGCAGAATCTTTTTTAGTGGATTAATCTGAATGGGACCAGCAATTGGACGTGTCGCTGGCTGGCTGTCAAAGAGCTGAACGAATCTGCGGATAACAACGCATTAAAAAGACCTTTTTGAGCTGGAATCAGCAGATAGGGCCAGGCTGCCTGCAAGCTTGTCATAACTGGCGATGATAAAACAATCTCGCTAAACCAGCGATGAGCCAATGCAAATGCGATATCGTTTAAGGCAGCGGCAAAGTTCTGGACGTCATTGATGTGAGCCAGATCAGCGTCTTGGTTCATAATTTCATGATCATGCGCCAGATCGCGAGCCAGGGCAATCAATGGAACGATTCCCGTCTGCAGCAGAAAATAGTCCTGCTCGTCATGCGATTGACCATAATAAAGCTGCAGCGTCTGCCAGGGCTGCTGAGTGCCAATAACGTCAAGCAGCGCGGCCACGACTGCTTTTGTCTGAACGACGGTTTGATCAGACCGATCACGCGTCGAATTGGCATAGCTGGTCAGCAATTGATTGGCAAATCTGGTTGAGCCAGCGAATCTTTTAGGATCGGTCATGAATTCTTCGGTAAATGAAGGGATCGAATGATGAATCCTTTGAGCCGCAATGCGACTGCGCTGTTCGTCAAAAGCAGTGAAGGTATCAAGTCCCAGGGGTGAGTAAAAAAATTCAGTCTCGCCTGGTTTGAGCGGTGAAGATGAAAAAGTCTTTAAAATGTAATCATGAACTGGATCGCTGGAGAATTCCTGCAGCAGCTGTTCAAACAATTCATCTGGAATCATACGCGCCATCCTTTCTAATCTGGCTCTTCGCCGGCTAGATCAGCATCCAGCGACATTGCCATGATAACTCGGCCGTGCAGATTCCAATAGTCGGCACGGGTCGGAAAGTCGTCTTGAAGCGTCCACCGTTCAAAATGACGATCCGGCTGTAAAAACAAGGTATCACTGGCAGCGGCCTCGCCTTGATCGGGCTGTTCGGTCATTTCCAGCGCCAAGGTATGGAACAGAGTAAAGACCCATTGATCAAACTGATGATAGTTGGTTGAAAAAAGATCGTTGGCGGAAAAA
This region includes:
- the trxB gene encoding thioredoxin-disulfide reductase — protein: MAEEKQTNYDVIVVGAGPAGMTAALYASRANLSVLMLDRGIYGGNLNNTAAIENYPGFKTVQGPELAQDMYQGATQFGAQYAYGTVEKVELAGDLKQLTTDMGDVFTAKVLVIATGTQQRHMGVPGEEEYGGRGVSYCAVCDGAFFKNKHVVVVGGGDSAVEEGIYLTQLAKKVTVVVRRDQLRAQPLIQEQAKQNDKMEFIFNTQVTEVLGDDNKVVGVKTHDSKTGKDAEMQADGVFIYVGSVPMTAPFKDLGILNEQGYVKTNDLMATSLPGVFAIGDVRETPLRQIATAVGDGAIAGQQIYQYLMNH
- a CDS encoding phospho-sugar mutase, which translates into the protein MSWKDTYQTWLDRKDLEPSLKRQLAAMKDEKEIEDAFYGPLSFGTAGMRGLMGPGINRMNVYTVRQATEGLAQFMDTLGDEIKQRGVAISYDSRHNSRLFAHDAARVLGAHNIKVYIYDNLRPTPELSFAVRYQHTYAGIMITASHNPKEYNGYKIYGEDGGQMPPKESDLMTSYIRKIDDIFDIKLADEQAMLNSGLETIMGEDVDAAYLENAKTVTINHELAKKYGKEMKFVFTPLCGTGRMLGERALRQAGFTNYEVEPFEGQPNGDFPGLEHPNPEFPEAFVRSEKLGKQVNADILIATDPDADRLGCAIRQPDGEYLLLTGNQIASIMLHYILEAHKQAGTLPANAAAVKSIVSTEFATKIAADYGVKMINVLTGFKWIADQIHQYETKHNHTFMFGFEESFGYLIKPFVRDKDAIQTLTLLAEVAAYYRSRNMTLYDGLQELFQKYGYFQEKTIANTYAGVEGPAKIKSLMKKFREEAPTHFAGQKVAVTEDFSNNTKTLADGTVEELGIPESNVLRYVLADGTWIAIRPSGTEPKLKYYIGTSADTLAGAKQKLADFEKALQEFAEA
- the lgt gene encoding prolipoprotein diacylglyceryl transferase, which encodes MINTLLSLDPIAFQLGAIKIHWYGIIIATGVVLALWLSIREGNRKGIDEEYFYDYLLWALPIAVICARIYYVAFQWPYYSRFPGEIIAIWDGGIAIYGAILGGFLTLYFFCRAKQVSAWTMLDIIAPTVIMAQAMGRWGNFFNQEAFGKVTTLAALKAQHLPAFIINQMYIGGHYRVPTFLYESLWDLAGFLLLVSLRHRPHLFKQGEIFLTYVMWYAFGRFFIEGMRTDSLMLGPLRISQVLSAVLFIGALTVWIARRHSKQLPWYAASLKGEK
- a CDS encoding HAD family hydrolase, yielding MGYYLISDLDHTLLNEQGKLSPRTILTVVKSQLPLMLASARMPIQMLDLINQLQLTGPQTALNGAVVFQPAVHEFRVLEQHAIPDQMAQKLQNLVKAEFPELNFTWMDAESWHVSKLDQQIETEIFYTGIQPVFDADQRPLKNALQILMIIEDSKRLKEVKKRLIANHSNEIAIHEAGDGYLTINAAAVDKGCAARYLIEHELADYDQLVAFGDDENDLPMLKSVAHPVAMANASQSVKESAEIIALSNEEDGIAQIIERIAPNKF
- a CDS encoding HD domain-containing protein — protein: MGMHEYLKSLSDLEMINRAPGYFKFEQHNVAAHSFKVTQAAQMLGDIEEQSGNEVDWRSLYEKALNHDYTERFIGDIKTPVKYATPELREMLAKVDDSLTENFIETEIPPEFRQAYRRRFSEGKDDSLEGRILSVADKIDLMYESFGEIQKGNPEPVYMDIYRSSLESIMEFREMASVKYFLKKILPELLKDNAGTQSQTQLAVITTQIIQR
- a CDS encoding L-lactate dehydrogenase encodes the protein MSRKVAVIGMGNVGAAVAHYIVACGFVDDLVLIDKNEAKVKADALDFYDAMPNLKNHTNIFVNDYSQLEDADVVVSALGNIKLQDNKDDDRFAELPFTRVQVREVAQKIKESGFHGKMVVITNPVDVITSIYQEVTGLPKNHVIGTGTLLDSARMKRAVAQRLHLDPRSVTGYNLGEHGNSQFTAWSTVRVLDQPITELAKDRGLDLDSLDHEARVGGFTVFRGKKYTNYGVATAAVRLVNTILSDAHTELPVSNYREEYGTYLSYPAVVGRDGILEQVQLDLTDEELEKLQTSANYIKQKYAESQEAAKEGK
- a CDS encoding NAD(P)H-dependent glycerol-3-phosphate dehydrogenase gives rise to the protein MSNKIAVLGAGSWGSVLANLLVGNNEEVMLWSRDSEQVVTMNRWHINPQYMKDFKYSPDLKATDDMEEAVRDAEYILMVIPTKGLREVAGNLNKILVKLDQKPLLIHATKGLEQETYKRPSQMLAEEIDEDHRQDIVVLSGPSHAEDVAIQDMTAVTAACANLTAAERVQKLFSNNFFRVYTNDDVIGAEFGGALKNIIAIGAGALQGLGYKDNARAALITRGLAEIRRLGVAFGANPFTFIGLSGVGDLVVTATSKNSRNWRAGYQLGQGRQLEDVISNMGMVIEGIYTAKAAYELAQKRNVKMPITEALYRVLYEGEDIETAITNLMSRKATSEME
- the galU gene encoding UTP--glucose-1-phosphate uridylyltransferase GalU; this encodes MKQVRKAIIPAAGLGTRFLPATKALAKEMLPIVDKPTIQFIVEEARKSGIQDIVVVDGKNKRSIEDHFDSNPELEDNLRDKHKDEMLKLVQETTDINIYFIRQSHPRGLGDAVLTARDFIGDEPFVVMLGDDLNNINNNGTPLTKELIDSYHETGASTLAVMRVPHEDTSKYGVINPSKEVKPGLFNVTSFVEKPDPKDAPSDLAIIGRYVFTPEIFDVLAKTKPGKGNEIQLTDAINTLNKTQRVFAHEYKGDRYDVGNKFGWIETNIEYGLNHPEVKDELREYIKELGAKMSAEDKAKK